The proteins below are encoded in one region of Silene latifolia isolate original U9 population chromosome 2, ASM4854445v1, whole genome shotgun sequence:
- the LOC141629327 gene encoding U-box domain-containing protein 21-like, with the protein MISSWRRKKPSRGARGGGGDGSDITPTELIIPNNFRCPISLDMMKDPVTLSTGITYDRESIEKWIEAGNVTCPVTNQVLRTLDPIPNHTLRRMIQDWCVDNRSHGVERIPTPRVPISSDEVGRVLERISLTRAPQECKELVGRITRLMKESEKNKRCILGNGAAATLASTFHSFAQSEGEIVISLLEDVMGGLTLMMPLDYEAEGHLKSAMSLERLVWFIKCGGLSGRINAVLLLKELISIPRGQAKVVETLVASERAMDGLVKLIKEPICPLSTKASLVVIYHMITSTSYDSSSQCMIVARLLDMGLASLVIDILVDAEKSICEKSLGVLDAICRSNVGREAVYNNALTVPVVVKKILRVSDLATEFSVSILWRLCDGETSKCEGVVVEALQVGAFQKLLLILQVGWNVNERSKEKVTKLLKLLNLHRSKVECIEDFKNLKRSF; encoded by the coding sequence ATGATTTCTTCATGGCGAAGAAAGAAGCCTAGCAGAGGTGCcagaggtggtggtggtgacggGTCCGACATAACACCAACGGAGCTAATAATTCCAAACAATTTCCGGTGTCCAATATCCCTTGACATGATGAAAGATCCGGTGACATTGTCCACGGGAATAACCTACGACCGCGAAAGCATAGAGAAATGGATAGAGGCAGGGAACGTTACTTGTCCCGTGACTAATCAAGTCCTAAGGACGCTTGACCCCATCCCTAACCACACCTTACGTAGGATGATCCAAGATTGGTGTGTCGATAACCGCTCCCACGGCGTGGAGCGTATTCCCACGCCTAGGGTACCTATTAGCTCGGACGAGGTGGGTCGCGTACTGGAGAGGATCTCCTTGACACGGGCCCCACAAGAGTGCAAGGAGCTAGTTGGGAGGATCACAAGGCTTATGAAAGAAAGTGAGAAGAACAAGAGGTGTATTTTGGGAAATGGAGCGGCTGCGACCTTGGCGTCCACGTTTCATTCTTTTGCTCAGAGCGAGGGCGAAATTGTCATTTCTTTGTTGGAAGATGTGATGGGTGGTTTGACTTTGATGATGCCCCTCGACTATGAGGCTGAGGGGCATTTGAAGTCAGCCATGTCTTTAGAGCGTTTGGTATGGTTTATTAAATGTGGAGGTCTGTCTGGAAGGATAAATGCGGTATTATTACTAAAAGAACTAATTTCAATCCCTAGAGGTCAAGCAAAAGTTGTTGAAACATTGGTAGCAAGTGAAAGAGCTATGGATGGATTAGTTAAGCTAATTAAAGAGCCAATTTGCCCTTTATCTACAAAGGCATCCCTAGTGGTCATATACCATATGATCACATCTACTTCTTATGATTCCTCAAGTCAATGCATGATAGTAGCAAGACTTTTAGACATGGGTTTAGCCTCATTAGTCATAGACATACTTGTCGATGCCGAGAAGAGTATATGTGAGAAATCACTCGGTGTACTTGATGCCATTTGTCGGTCCAATGTTGGCCGGGAAGCGGTCTACAACAATGCATTGACAGTTCCCGTTGTGGTGAAGAAGATACTTAGGGTCTCCGACTTGGCGACAGAGTTCTCTGTGTCGATACTTTGGAGGTTGTGTGACGGTGAGACGAGTAAATGTGAAGGTGTGGTTGTTGAAGCTCTTCAAGTTGGTGCATTTCAGAAACTCCTACTAATTTTACAAGTTGGATGGAATGTCAATGAGAGGAGTAAAGAGAAAGTTACTAAATTGTTGAAACTATTGAATCTGCATAGGAGTAAGGTTGAGTGCATAGAAGATTTTAAGAATCTTAAGAGGTCATTTTAA